A window of Paenibacillus polygoni contains these coding sequences:
- a CDS encoding alpha/beta fold hydrolase: MGRYIQVEENVKIYVEDLGEGTPVIFLHGWPANHKMFEYQFSRLPANGYRCIGIDFRGFGKSDAPWESYSYDRLADDVRTVIDELGVTDATLFGFSMGGAVAIRYMARHNGHGVKSLVLAGAAAPVFTKRDDFDYGMDPEEFTEQMIVAAFEDRPKMLTKLGLQFTKTKTKAGMMIWLQSLCLQASHHGTVKAALSLREEDLRSDLSKIKVPTVIFHGAKDKICEPNLAKLTSEAIAGSRIVMFEQSGHAMMFDEQAKFNEELLLFLNTEDLLRRSEDIDHVNAVSK; encoded by the coding sequence ATGGGACGCTATATACAAGTTGAAGAAAACGTGAAAATTTACGTGGAAGATTTAGGGGAAGGGACTCCTGTTATTTTCCTTCATGGTTGGCCTGCTAATCATAAAATGTTTGAATATCAATTTTCCCGTTTGCCCGCTAATGGATATCGTTGTATTGGTATTGATTTTCGTGGATTCGGTAAATCGGATGCCCCATGGGAGAGTTATTCCTACGATCGACTTGCCGATGATGTTAGAACGGTTATTGATGAGCTCGGGGTTACCGATGCTACATTGTTTGGCTTCTCCATGGGGGGCGCGGTGGCGATAAGATATATGGCCCGGCATAACGGACATGGGGTTAAAAGTCTCGTATTGGCAGGAGCAGCAGCGCCCGTGTTTACGAAACGAGATGATTTTGACTATGGCATGGATCCTGAGGAGTTTACCGAACAGATGATTGTGGCTGCTTTTGAAGATCGGCCGAAAATGCTGACAAAACTAGGACTTCAATTTACAAAAACCAAAACAAAAGCAGGTATGATGATCTGGCTTCAATCTCTTTGTTTGCAAGCTTCGCATCATGGAACAGTTAAGGCAGCTTTGTCTTTACGGGAAGAAGATTTGCGTTCCGATTTGTCTAAAATCAAGGTGCCAACCGTTATTTTTCACGGAGCAAAGGACAAAATTTGTGAACCGAATCTGGCTAAACTCACAAGTGAAGCCATTGCTGGTTCGAGAATAGTCATGTTTGAACAAAGCGGCCATGCCATGATGTTTGATGAACAGGCTAAATTTAATGAAGAACTTCTGCTTTTTCTAAACACAGAGGATTTGCTTCGTAGAAGCGAAGATATAGACCATGTAAATGCCGTGTCAAAATAA
- a CDS encoding helix-turn-helix domain-containing protein, with product MDIRLHACSYSLHNGPFKTSYNPPPFYLIRLQVLGVAKALVHGEMKPISPGDLLMYPPGEPYHLRVGKEGEDTESGDYFLLCDGSWVDEWWGRHHRDTLKRIPLDDHLIYLWQQLSIEQHRVNRNNQEIIGHLLCTLLLTLDQVTWVTGQKQGQDSVRSNELVVKMKQYINDHALRPLRVEEVAHHAGLSVSRAVHLFKEVTGYTIIGYAGEIRLSHAIERIQYTEASLESIAYACGFSTYSYFHKCFKEKVGCTPSEFRKRPVLVGRDNQHQGTIQDISGISPDACRFLRS from the coding sequence ATGGACATAAGATTACATGCTTGTTCTTATTCTCTACATAATGGTCCTTTTAAAACATCTTATAATCCGCCGCCTTTCTATTTAATTCGGCTTCAGGTGTTGGGCGTTGCAAAAGCTCTAGTTCATGGAGAAATGAAACCAATTTCACCCGGAGATCTTCTCATGTATCCTCCAGGGGAACCTTATCATTTAAGGGTAGGCAAAGAGGGGGAAGATACGGAAAGCGGTGATTACTTTTTACTGTGTGACGGAAGCTGGGTGGATGAATGGTGGGGAAGACATCATCGCGATACTTTAAAAAGAATTCCATTAGATGATCATCTTATATATCTATGGCAGCAGTTGTCCATCGAACAGCACCGAGTCAATCGGAACAACCAGGAGATCATTGGTCACTTGTTATGTACGCTGCTACTAACGTTGGATCAGGTAACATGGGTCACGGGTCAGAAGCAAGGGCAGGATTCCGTTCGGAGTAATGAACTTGTTGTCAAAATGAAGCAATATATTAATGATCATGCCCTTCGTCCTCTTCGGGTGGAAGAAGTGGCTCATCATGCTGGACTGAGTGTATCAAGAGCTGTACACCTATTTAAAGAGGTTACCGGTTATACAATCATCGGATACGCTGGTGAGATCCGCCTGTCACATGCGATCGAGCGGATTCAGTATACAGAAGCAAGTCTAGAAAGTATTGCATATGCCTGTGGATTTAGTACGTACTCTTATTTTCATAAATGTTTTAAAGAAAAAGTAGGGTGTACACCAAGCGAGTTCCGTAAACGCCCTGTTTTAGTTGGAAGAGACAATCAGCACCAGGGTACAATACAGGATATTTCTGGAATTTCACCGGATGCTTGTCGTTTTCTCCGTTCCTAA
- a CDS encoding sugar efflux transporter → MIKRLIGLFSIPSYALLFLCMLLQGMAISLSAPFLSIYFTEQLGVSVGVFGVFLAVTLIAGIWVSILIGKRSDLGLNRKHIYIVSTLCNALAFSGYLLIKDFTFLFIYMTVFTALGAPGMPQLFAIAREAVTKSQSTDHSFANSTLRSAFSLGFITGPLFGTLLLEAVGFSGIFSGTIAIFLLVAFLVFAFLKSNVELKTSGTGSPAQSVRLHQNRSILFPFLILTLLYIAHWMSSLNTALFITNNLGGTTTDVGLVSSICAALEIPFMIMLGLLGSKYSNRILMLYGAILGGAYYLVVVISGEMWQMLAAQLLLAFFVAVISAIGISYMQDLLPSMPGYASTLYSNSSTIGRLVGSLVGGGVASIVGYRYSFLFCFVLVSVAAIMLVVSERHSKNGTQKLAV, encoded by the coding sequence ATGATAAAAAGACTCATTGGACTATTTTCTATTCCTTCTTATGCCCTGCTCTTTTTATGTATGTTGCTGCAGGGAATGGCAATCTCACTCAGTGCGCCTTTTCTATCGATTTATTTTACAGAGCAACTCGGTGTATCTGTAGGGGTATTTGGTGTTTTCCTTGCCGTCACTTTAATTGCCGGAATCTGGGTCAGCATACTGATTGGGAAACGTTCTGACCTTGGTTTGAATCGAAAACATATCTATATCGTCTCCACCCTCTGCAATGCCTTGGCTTTTAGTGGATACTTGCTCATTAAAGACTTTACGTTCCTGTTCATATATATGACCGTGTTCACAGCACTTGGTGCACCAGGTATGCCTCAATTATTTGCGATTGCAAGAGAAGCAGTAACGAAGAGCCAATCTACTGATCATTCCTTTGCTAATTCTACCTTACGTTCTGCCTTCTCCCTTGGTTTTATTACAGGTCCATTATTTGGTACCCTGCTTCTGGAGGCCGTCGGTTTTAGCGGTATTTTTTCGGGAACGATCGCCATTTTCCTACTTGTTGCATTTCTCGTCTTTGCATTCCTGAAATCAAATGTTGAACTAAAGACGAGCGGCACAGGAAGTCCGGCACAAAGTGTACGGCTGCATCAAAATCGGTCGATCCTGTTTCCTTTTCTTATCCTGACACTGCTTTATATAGCTCACTGGATGAGCAGCCTAAATACGGCTCTCTTTATTACGAACAACCTAGGCGGGACAACAACAGATGTCGGTCTTGTCAGCAGTATTTGTGCTGCACTGGAAATTCCTTTTATGATTATGCTTGGTCTCCTAGGCTCAAAATATAGTAACCGGATCCTCATGTTGTATGGGGCTATTCTAGGGGGAGCATATTATCTCGTTGTCGTCATCTCAGGTGAAATGTGGCAAATGCTTGCTGCGCAGTTACTGCTTGCTTTCTTTGTTGCGGTTATCTCTGCCATTGGCATCAGCTATATGCAGGATCTGCTTCCAAGCATGCCTGGATACGCATCAACGCTCTACTCTAATTCATCGACGATTGGAAGACTGGTGGGCAGCCTTGTTGGCGGGGGAGTAGCCAGTATTGTAGGTTACCGTTATTCATTTTTATTCTGTTTTGTACTTGTCAGCGTTGCTGCCATCATGCTAGTGGTAAGCGAACGACACTCGAAAAATGGGACACAGAAATTAGCCGTATAA
- a CDS encoding CPBP family intramembrane glutamic endopeptidase: MRTNKRIILSIIGLELLLMVFFTANGAFVSITSPERPLLQFIGVIPLALGILIYLLVGNKWKHYFFTSQSSAKKALLYSLPLILVLILIAYGNNGLNTSSLPDLFMMLLIQILVIGLVEEMFFRGFMLRLLLSKGFRVAVFTTSFLFAITHSLQLIGGQSLIDTFFQIIYAFIVGLVLSLLIVHRQSIVIPILFHGLNNFLQFMGNSIGNVNEPAAIEYLIIGIMLVYSIYLWRSMAAKTKNVSDIPDTRNVNV, from the coding sequence TTGCGAACAAACAAAAGGATTATTCTGAGTATTATTGGGCTCGAATTATTACTAATGGTCTTCTTTACAGCGAACGGAGCCTTTGTATCCATTACTTCTCCTGAGCGTCCTCTGCTTCAATTCATTGGAGTGATCCCGCTCGCACTTGGTATTCTCATCTATTTGCTTGTGGGGAACAAGTGGAAACACTATTTCTTTACCTCCCAATCTTCAGCTAAAAAAGCTTTACTTTACTCCTTGCCGCTGATCCTTGTACTTATCCTCATCGCTTACGGAAATAACGGGCTGAACACCTCCTCTTTACCTGATCTTTTTATGATGCTCCTTATACAGATCCTAGTCATTGGATTGGTAGAAGAAATGTTCTTCCGCGGCTTTATGCTCAGGCTTCTCCTTTCCAAAGGATTCCGTGTTGCCGTCTTTACGACGAGCTTTCTGTTTGCAATTACTCACTCTCTTCAGCTGATTGGCGGGCAGTCTCTCATAGATACCTTTTTTCAAATTATATATGCATTTATCGTCGGACTAGTCCTTTCTCTGCTTATAGTTCATAGACAATCCATCGTCATTCCTATTCTTTTTCATGGACTGAATAACTTCCTTCAATTTATGGGGAATTCGATAGGTAATGTGAATGAACCTGCCGCTATAGAATACCTCATTATTGGAATTATGCTGGTGTATTCCATATACTTATGGCGAAGTATGGCTGCCAAGACAAAGAACGTATCTGACATACCTGATACTCGAAACGTAAATGTGTAA
- a CDS encoding IS3 family transposase (programmed frameshift) gives MTKRLFTEKEQAQLKRNPHVRSVSNKAITYTDEFKRLFINENKKGKLPRTIFEEAGLDAELIGIKRIHSAGKRWRGAYREHGDEGLQDTRKTNSGRPLERELSLEEKVLRLEAKNRLLQAENELLKKLGSTRKADVEEEIKLVTKQKFELIRQTIEKYQLNRLVHYLCETIGVSRSGYYNYFHEKSVRKRTVRNIADEKVRDIILKAYHFRRRKKGARQIKMTLKNQYHIIYNLKRIRRIMKKFNIFCPIRKANPYRRMAKATHEHRTCPNLLQRQFKQGVAGKVLLTDITYLSYAHGKRAYLSTIKDAETNEILAYEISDKITLDIALNTLRQLKRNHSHFAKDAFIHSDQGFHYTNPQFQKLVKKMKLGQSMSRRGNCWDNAPQESFFGHLKDEIDLKTCETLHDVKREVRSYMLYYNHYRGQWNLKKMPPAKYRQHLLQVA, from the exons ATGACCAAACGATTATTTACGGAAAAAGAACAAGCCCAACTAAAGCGTAATCCTCATGTCCGATCTGTTAGCAACAAAGCGATTACATATACAGATGAGTTTAAACGACTATTTATTAATGAAAATAAGAAAGGAAAGTTACCCAGAACTATTTTTGAAGAAGCTGGCTTAGACGCTGAGCTAATCGGCATAAAACGCATCCATTCTGCTGGAAAGCGTTGGCGTGGAGCTTATCGTGAACATGGAGATGAAGGTCTACAGGATACAAGAAAAACAAACTCTGGTCGCCCCTTAGAGCGAGAATTAAGTTTAGAAGAAAAGGTTTTACGACTAGAAGCAAAAAATCGATTATTACAGGCTGAGAATGAACTTTTAAAAAAGCTCG GATCTACTCGAAAGGCAGATGTTGAAGAAGAAATTAAACTCGTAACAAAACAGAAGTTTGAATTAATTCGTCAGACCATTGAAAAATATCAGCTAAATCGCTTGGTACACTATTTGTGTGAAACGATCGGTGTGTCTCGTTCTGGCTACTATAATTATTTCCACGAAAAATCAGTACGAAAGCGTACAGTACGCAATATAGCAGATGAAAAAGTAAGAGATATCATTTTAAAAGCCTATCATTTCCGTCGAAGAAAGAAAGGTGCTCGTCAAATTAAAATGACATTAAAAAATCAATATCATATCATTTACAACTTAAAACGAATTCGTCGCATCATGAAGAAGTTCAATATATTTTGTCCGATCCGAAAAGCGAATCCTTATCGTCGGATGGCGAAAGCGACGCACGAACACCGTACATGTCCAAACCTCTTGCAGCGCCAGTTTAAACAAGGTGTAGCAGGCAAGGTATTATTAACGGACATCACTTACTTATCCTACGCTCACGGTAAACGTGCGTATTTGTCGACGATAAAAGATGCCGAAACGAATGAGATTTTAGCCTATGAAATATCTGATAAGATCACTCTAGATATTGCTTTAAATACGCTACGCCAATTAAAACGCAATCATTCGCACTTTGCGAAAGATGCATTTATTCATTCAGATCAAGGATTCCACTACACAAATCCCCAGTTTCAAAAGTTGGTAAAGAAAATGAAATTAGGACAATCTATGTCACGCCGGGGAAACTGTTGGGATAATGCACCACAAGAATCTTTCTTTGGACATTTAAAAGATGAGATCGATTTAAAGACCTGTGAGACCTTACACGATGTGAAACGTGAAGTGAGAAGTTATATGCTCTATTACAATCATTATCGTGGACAGTGGAACCTAAAGAAGATGCCGCCTGCAAAATACAGACAGCATCTCCTTCAAGTGGCTTAG